The following is a genomic window from Neodiprion pinetum isolate iyNeoPine1 chromosome 3, iyNeoPine1.2, whole genome shotgun sequence.
gatttcaattaaattaattgcgtAAAGACCTCGGATGAGAAACTTCTGCAAGAGGTAGCGGAGAGAAACGCAACTTTTATACCAATAGTTCTGGAGTTGTGAAACGAATTTTTGATGCGACCTACGTGAAACAGCGAGATTCGGTCTTTTGTCTGACTGGATGTACCTCAAACATCGCAATTTAAGATATAAAGTAGATGGAGGAGATGCAAAGTTTGAAAGCAAtagttatttcaaattttatcgtgGTATTAGCTATTCGTATTACAGGCCACACGGTTCGAGCTTTGCATGCAACAATATGAGGATGGTTCGAACCAAACTTTGttcaaaacataaaaaaaaaactcataaaTAAAATGGCGCGTATGTTATATTTAGAAACCCATAAAAACCATCCCCTCGGTATTCTTATCCATCGatattttatcttcttttcgAGTCACTTCCACGGGAAATAACCGCGCGTGCTCAAGgcaaaatattcattttttctcgtgAACCACACCGTTATAATGGGATAAATATCTGCAAGCATAACTATTCCTATATCTATGTTCGAAAGCCGGAAGAGTTTGTTTTCCGTTGAAAGGTATTTTTATTCCCTGATTACCATTCGCTGACCCCTCAGGCTCGTTAAGGGTGTATGGATTTGGTAATCATCTGAGAAGcgataaatattacaaactaTGCGTAATCAGAGAGCGAACCTCTCATCTACCGCAATGAATACAGAGTGTGATTTTGCAGGAAAGTAGCGGTGTAACGTTACAGCAGCGAGCGCGTTGAGATTGCTGCCACAGAGGAGCTTTGCATGTGAGATACGAGAAAATCGCTCGGAATATCCGTACGAGTACAGgtttatttcattaaaatgtACATTCATTCACAGATAGCATTTACCAGCTGCGTACCTATATCCACACGGGTACATACGCGCACGTTGCTGTTGCGTAACAACTTATACTACGGACCGGAAACTGACCGCGAGGTGGTCAGTATGTATATGAGGATATTCGAGGTCGTTGAGCTCGTCGGTCGCGTACATCAGAGTGCTAAAAATTGGGTTTGCGATaatgattgtaaatttatCCATCGTCGTTACCTCATGTCAGCACTCTCAATTTGTAAACAAGTTTTTCTTGATACGACTTGTACGAGTATATGATCGATTATTAGACCCTGCCTTGTATTCGCAAAATCCCCAATTTCATTCCGgacttgaaattattatattattattattattgttgttattgttattattattattattttgtttgatAGCAGCGATATTCTTTTATACTTTTGAACGCTACCAAAGAAGGAATTTTAATTCACTCCGTGGTGAATAATTAATAGCACAAGACACCGCAGCCCTGTGACAACATACGAAGCTACTGGCAGACGTAtgttatatacctatatatttatCTACACGTTCTTAGAGAGGATCCGGTTACGTCCAGCCTACCGATTAAGCATCAAGCAAATGGAGCAGAACAATTCACAGTGGAATATGCGAGGCACCGAATCTCTAACGATAAGgcttggagaaaaaaaatacatacgaATGCGAAGGTCGTGTACGCACGAATTGAAGTGATAATTAAATTACGATGACCACGTGTGAAAACGATGAAACTTTTTATCTTTATATTATACGcgaaaatgtataatttagaATAATACTGATACATATACACTTTTTATGAAAGCTTCATAATCAGTATAAGTCACGTTTATCTACCGTATACACAATAAATATTTGCGAAATTTCACGTTAGGACGGTATATTTTATGTCGTACAGATTGATAATTACCTATGCAAAACATACCCGAGATTGCCGAGACAGTATGAATTTTAGTTGGCACTATATTCTAGActatattattgtatttataaataaaagcgTCTGACTTCTTTATCTGATTACcatatttaacaaaaaatcatTATCATATTGTAACAACGATAAGAAATGGCATGGTGTAACGCATTCCGTAATAATTAACGAGATGCGTGATTCAATctacgttgaaaaaaatacgttttataagtttattcattttcgaTCTGACAATAACTTATCTTCATCGTTACTAGATTCACGTGATTCGCATGCGGTGTTGCAACGGCATCTTTACcgtgaatgtttttttttcccgcttttacattttttttttttattttacttcgatTTGTTTGGTGAGGGTTGATCGTTTGGGCATTAGTTTCACTCTCGCTGGGACACGCGTTTGACCTTGATGACTTCATGTCTCTACAACCAACCAGAACCGAGTAatatttcttataatatttcaattcgtctagattggCTGGTATGacgatgtgaatttttttcagatagtaATACTAATGCTGACTAAAACCTCGCagtcacaaattttttgaaacattattacttttacattaaaatatatactgagaaaaaaagtttttgccatgttatttccaaaaaaaactTCGGTCACAAAGCGGACTATCTTAGAGTTTAGGTAAACTCtgtaaaaatttggcaattgtttttgaattatttgaagttgacTTAGGAGGTAGacggaaaaaattcgtcaacaacCAAAATAAGGGCCACTCTAATGCTCAGTTATGGCAGACCATAGACTAAATAGTAAAATATGCGGCGGCACGAAAGCTGGAAATAATAggataatttcaatttttttaaatcacagattattattaatgtgaTTCAAAAGTAACACTTCTACTTGactggtttcttttttcaaatgtcGTTTAATTCGGTTCAAAATTGGataatattacgtatattGACTCGACGCCACCTGTAAGAGGTCAATATACGTTCTGATACGGCAGCATCGCGGAATGAAATACCATCGAAAATGGCTGTTTCGATTCAGCCTATCCTGTATGTTCCGCATACCGACCAGACCGTGTTTTTTCAGCGCCCTCAAATTCTGCAAGATTGCGATTATTCCGTTGCGCGTTGACGgtagagttttttttcttagggTCTAGATCCAGTCTTAATAGACCATACTAAACTAAGGCTTACACAGCTGAGTTCGGCAGCTGCATGTGCTTCAATTTTCGATACCTATTTTCGACAGATAGCTagtggagaaaaagaaacacccGAGGGCCGACGCTACGTTATGAAACTCAAGTTTATGCAGCTTTTACGAACAACACAAAGAAGATATTGATCGTAGAATCCGTCAGCTCACACTTAATGCGTTTATTATGTACAAAGTAAGCTGCATAACTCAGATTAAGTAAACTGGAGCAATACAGATGTAAGTTAACAGAAAATAATACAGACAGTGTGGTAAAATTCGTCCAGTTACCGCTAAGCTTGAAATCTCCAAATCGTTATCACCGTCGCCGTGACCTCGATCTTGTCCATCGTCGGGTGAATCATCgtctgaaaaataacaaaaaagaCGCTACATTAGTATTTTTAGAACCGCAATTCAATGgtagaaaatttctttcaattattaGTTAAACACTTCGATTAGTCTTCACAGACTGTTGACATCATTATCTATTGGGATGCAATATATGGGAAATAGCCACGTTTCCGTCGATTTGGTTATAAGAAGATCGATTTGGTTGTAAAAGTTACTTTTTGACCCAATTATTACTGTATAATGTAACTATATTGTACACTATTGTATATAAACTCAATGTAAAAGATTAAGAGCCTAATAACACTCGTGAAGTTTACTGTGCTTTGATATTTGCGTCATTTAGCTCAAATGATCACTTGATTACTCGCATTGGGGTACCACACTGCTGAGCTACATTCAACATCTGATGAGTCCcagtataaatattatcatcTTACAAAGATTGAACccatattttatttaagaTTAATGGGCAAAGATTGAATTCAATAAACACAACTTGTTCATTTGGTTACAACTGGTTGTACAAAACTGTGTTATATTGGGATCATGCGAATGTTTAAACGAAATTACGAACAGATCAATGATATGTTATCTAAATTGAACGACATGCTTCAATTAAATTATGCACATGGCGTAAGTATACATGGTTATATAGAGAGATATCGGTATGAAGGGCATGAATTCTCTTCATCTATGTAAAATATGCAATACTATCCAAGGTTTGTTCGAATAATTTCTGAAACGCAAGTTTTCTGCGTGGCTCGCATTTTTCTTGATCCGCTTGTCCCACATACGGCTTGTTCATTTGTATCTGTAAAATACTATACCTATTATACTAGTCAAGTTTAGGATTTTTCTTCACACACCAATGAGAAAATGTTTAACTTTTCTTCACAACATAATACTAATGTCGTAGCACttcaatttcatgaaatttataatcaacTACATACTTCAATTTTCTGGTTTAGGGAAGTGAGTATAGTCAGCAAAAATTATCACTGTGTTTGCTCACCATAATTAGAATACTGTGGTGTTCCTTACAGACCAGTTGAGCCCTCCACCTCTTCATACTCTCCTGCAGGAATCCTTGTAGGTGGTTTATATTCTCTTTTAGAAAGTACACAACACTTCGTGGGGGTTACTTCTGGCGAACCTGGGTGGCCTTACATTGCTCCTTCCAAAGCGAGTCTTCCTCATATGTAGATTATGAATTCGCTGTGCTGCGGTCGCCAGTTGATCCCACACCAAATTCACACAATATCTAAAAATTATTGCGAATCTCATACTAACCATAGTCACCAAACTCCTGGGCCTCCGTGTCGTCTGAATCATCATCCTCGTCTCTGTTCAATTCACCATCATCATCCTCGTTCGGGTCGTCAGTCTCGTCTTCTTGATCATCGTCTTCATTGTTATCGCCAGTATCATAATTATCGGCATCATCAGTataatcatcattatcatcattatcatcattctCATTATTGTCactatcatcattatcatcattatcgtCATTGTCGGCAGTATCGTGATTATCGTCATTTTCGGAATTATCTGCAGTATCATCATTGTCGTCATTATCAGCATTATCGTTATCACTTTCAGCAACAATTTGAGCTTCCGGAAATGCAAGCTCTGCATTTGTGTCTGGAGTTGGACTGTGTTCTTCCAAATAATCGTAGCTTGAAAACATCAAACGCCTACGCAAAGGGCTTCTGGGATTCTCAGATTCGATATCAGACAGATATCTAACACGTCCTGAGGCAAAGATTAGTCAAGGATCAGAAACTCGTTCTTCATCTAGGATCCCAATAGAAATAGTGATCGCCTTGATCAACACAACCCGTAGTGAAAATTACTTACGCCCCAGATTTTCCTGATACAAGTGATCGGATCGATATTTTGAttggtgatttttttgatgTCGTGAATGAGTTTTACTAGAAGACCTAGCACTGTCTTTCTTCAGATTAATTAGGCAAGGTGCAGATTCAATTACGCGAGTAGCTTTCAAGATGCCATCTTCATTCCGAACAATGCAAGTACACCTCTTAGTGTCTGCCGGGCAGCTAAGGGAAATAAAATGTGATATCATTGAAAAcacaatttaataaaataatattttactatTTAAAAATACTATATAACAAACATACCAAAATGAACCCGGCCCAATACAGTCAATGGCTGATTTACCCCTGTAATAttggaaattagaaaaattttatgggtaaagatttttatcaattgtaCAAAGAATTTGTATCAATCTCGTAATTACGTTAGCTGATTACGGCATATCGCGGTcgctgttgcgaaaattctaCCATCACTATTTTCACAAATTGGAGTAGACCAGTGGGACCAAAGAGACGTTATTTCGGGGGGAATCGAAGTCCATGGGCCAAACTCTTCGCAAAACTGATAAGTAATTATTGCCCAACTTAAACTCCAATGGTAAGAAGTAAATACAACTTGCACCAGGAGGATGTACGTACTCaataagtagaaaaaaaaaccgtctgCACACGATTTGCTTAGAATCAaccatttttttgaaaatgaagtgAAAAACAGTACCGGCTGTTTTTCATGACATTCCGGATCGCATTGCGGAGAATGAATTCCTTTAATTGTCGTAGCACAACATTCAGCCACTCCGCATACTCCTCGTGGTGAACAAAGAGATTCTGGTAGGGGTGTACGGAAACAAGTTGGAAAGCCTATGTTAAAACGATGTAAAATAATCAGATGTTGTGTACCAAACCACAAGTCATTGAACTAAATTCAGTTTTGTTGTCACGAAAAATGCAATGGCAATATTCATAGATCGGCTAAAAGCAACTAtggataaatttaaatatttttgaaattgcaaatttttgtgACTCGtaaaaacgataattttttagtaaaattaaacatatttaAATATGCGTGATGGTATTGATCACCAAGACCACCTAGACCAGATTCAAATCggagaaaattgttttgatTCTTGCAGTACTTTACGTGAAGTCATTTGTTAAACTGCTCTTACATATTTTCGATTTCTGCGGTACTTTACGTCGACCcactttcgaaaatatttttataaattaacaCTAATGAGAATTTCAGAACCAgtataaaaatgtatgcatttttcaaattgaattttttatacttttgccagaaaaaatttaaaaagtttctTTACGTTTTGCTGTAAAATTATGAATTCTGAAAACTAAGATACACCTATTCCGAAACTGGTATCTACTGTAGTTACCTATACAACTTTTTGGAAGAAAGTTTTTGATATACCGATCCTCCCCAATAAAAATCACTAATAATACTATTATGTTGCATTAGTTTCTTCAGGCTTGTAAAATAGCGTAATCGTATCATTAAGGTCTGTGAAATGTTTCCATTTATGAATATAGCagaattgaattttgataaacaCAAGCTCAATtttctgtttaaaaaatctgttcaTTATTACATTTCATGGAATGTATGAACACTTGATTAAATCGTAATGAATTAACAGCAAGAACCTTCAGTCGGATAAAGTTGTTGATTGGCCATTGGTATGGAGCAATTGCAGGGTTTAGCATATTCAGTAAGCAGTGTTACGTCACATAATCTTCTGTGAACACGTGCGCTGGTATTAGCCGATGGTATAGCTTCCGTGAAGATACAGTCAGACTTTCTCCGTCGCATCAGCTGATCAGAACACAAAATCCAAGAACGAACAGTGGCACATTTGCATAGACCGAGAAAAAACTCGCCGACTTCAGAACTATCAGCAATTTTTGACTTCCTTGGAATATTCCGAAGTTCGACGAATAACTGCAAGGGAAATGTTGGTGGGATTAAggtaaagaaatatttgaaaatagttcTACTAGATGATAGAAGATTGGATTAAGGACAAAGTACGTGAGAATTAATACATACGGCACAAAATTCTTCACCAATTTCAACGAACCCACACTGTTGGAGATGCAGCTGCTGGGTCCAATGCCCAATGTTGTAGCTTGGATACTCGTCATTTCCTTGTGAAACTGAGAGAAATAAACCCCATCCAGGATCGTTGTCATCACTTTTGTCAATGTCATTCAATCCGATGGTTTTAACGTAAAATAAGATCACAAATATCATCAAATATGTAAGTATAAACATAGCCTGCTAGTCATTGGTCGCAGTTCCCGCCGGGAAATTCGTGACACGGACGTCAGTCAGGTTGTCACCAGTCGCCCAGAGAGACAGGTGGTGCCAATCAAGCCAGCTGTCAAAACATACACTGCTGCTCTCTCTTGAATTTTTAGTACACTCATTTTTCAACATATGAAAAATCAATCGATCGACCACGGAGCTTATATATGAGGAGAATTATTGACATAGGCTTCTTGGCTTTATTTGCGATCAGAAAAAAGGAGCCCGATCATTTTCTCACAATATTCTAGTAAGGATAGCGCTCGCTGGTGACATAATGTCAGATTCATGGCGTCCGTTTGTTATTGTTTGTATCACGTGATCGCCACAGATCGCGGCATTCCGCTTCTACACCTGACACTAGCAACGCCAGCGCCTCTAATGTAGAAAGATCTGGCTGcaagtgtatatatataggtatatcagtGCGCAAGTGTAAAGAACGTAGAGAGCGGTAAGGAAGGAGTCAGATGTGTGCAGATGTGCCTGGCTACAGCCGCTGCAGCGCAGCTTTTCGGATGAACCAATGGAAAAGTTCCGCGAGTTGACGTGAGGCGCTGTTTTCAAAACACTTATTAAATGACATTTTCAAATCTCAATTAAATAAAGTTGTGTGTTCCATTGATTAAAtctatcgttaaaaaatttggaattcaagatattttcattttactacGTTAACAGCAAAGAATCCTCTGGTTGAACCCTTACTGCTAATCAGCGCCATTCTGGTAACTTATTGAATTACAGTGTGATGCCTTATGGCGGACACTTCCACTTGAAAACTCAGGTGACATTGTCCTCATTCCATCTACCATCCGTAATAAGTCGAGAGGTCCGAGAGGTGTACGAGTACTGTACAGTGGTTTTGTAGAATAGCGATAATACTTCGTTAGGAATGGGAAGAAAGGAGTCACGAATGACGTACAAGCGACGATAGAATTATTTGACACGTCCGCCTTTTGCAACGATTAGTTGTTTGAGGTTATGGAATTATATAACAAAACTTAAAAAGACTACATTGTTATTGTTGTGACATTTGGTGATAGTAATTTTTATCGTTTCCAAGTATGCTAgcatttttaataatttgtcATCGGTATTAGCCCGTAATGATTGACGGATGTTATCTCCGTAGCAGAAGTTCCTTTCCACCTGTGAagataatgatatttttaaaaatataaccTGTTCATCGAGGTTACGAAAGCACAATTGAACAATTCGAGTAACGTAGGTAAAAAGATGTCTGCAGTTTCATACAATCCTCGGGATATGCCTGGTAGGCAAGAAATAATAGAGCTTGCGAGACTCTTGCGACAGAATGGTGATAAAGTCCTAAGCGCAACAAGCAAATTATCCTTGTCAACATCGCTTTTGAACAATTTGAACGAAGCGTTTACTTTAATTGTTGACGAAAATGAAGACTTGGAATCATCGTTTCGAGTATGCAATAGCTCAAAGATTGACATATTCAGAGACCTCAAGTTTCTCCATGACATCGTACAGAAAACGACCAGCTTGAAAATTACCCACAGACCCAGTGATTGTAAAACCAATGTCGATATAACAAAATTTAGACACTTAAAATACCTTGAACTACAAAAAGTTTGCATTGAATCTGTCCGAGGATTGCAAGGGGTCAGAGGACAGTTAGAAAATGTTGTATGTGCCGGTGGCAGAGGTGTTGGTTCGGTCGGAAGACTGCTGGGTATGTTCggaaaacataattttttctacaccTCTCATTAGCAATCGTAACTAAGAAACcagaataaattgaataatactTATGCATTTATTGTATCTCCCAATATAGCTGCTTGTGGCGGGGATGCGAGTGCAGATTTTGTATGGGGATCCTTAAAATCTCTGATATTACCTTACAATGCATTGGCCAGAATAGATAAGTCTCTGGAACTAGCGCCATGGTTGCAAACGTTGGACCTGAGCCATAATTTAATATCATCGGCAAAGGAAATAGACTGTTTGccaaatttgagaaaaatcaacTTGGGATATAACAAATTAGAATCAGTACCAGAATTTAGTAAGCCTGTGTTCCACAGCTTGCAAGTTCTTGTATTGAAGAATAACTACATAGAGAACATTAGTGGTGAATAAACAATTTGGAAAAACCTTAGATTTTATGAAGAAATATTTACTCTGCTGATATTCATATGagtataatattaatcacaTTTCTTTAGGACTCAAGGGATTGGAATCTCTCTCCGAGCTTGATTTGTCGTATAACTGCTTGACAGATCACTCGGTATTGTGGCCCTTAGAGAATATGTCTGCACTTTTGTGGGTTTCCTTGGAAGGAAATCCTCTAGCTTTTCATCAAAGACACAgaatattttctatcaaaCATTTGCATCCAAGCCTAGCATATAGTAAGGTATGataaaagatttttcattattatttgttaCGTTGACtaatgttattcttggatatgaaggtcagaactcaaaacacttttttatagtgttaacgtttcagccCTGATGGGAGCCCTCCTCAGaaccaatttatttaaacgatctgtcacgaacaaaaataataaaataatgtacaactccCTTTTTTAACAACTCCTTTTTTTAACaactcctttttttttgttcgtgacagatggtttaaataaattggttctgaggagggcccccatcaGGGCTGAAACTTTAACActataaaaaagtgttttgagttctgaccttcatatccaagaataacattaGTCAACAAGTCACCAAGGTcaagaaaaaattgtcttcATTATTTGTTACGTTTGGAGTCTTCGATCTGGAACACAGTTCAATATGTACTTCGTAACGCCTGTCCGATCAATCGTTTTTCCAACTACTTCTACTTTAAATATGCTTTGTCTTCACATGTGTCAACATCCCCAATATTTGGATGCACCAAATTATATTAAATGCTAATTGGTACAATAAAGGTACCAACATTAATGTTCTTGGAATGCAAAATATTAactaattgcaaaaaattattggaaaatacttctctggaaatttaattttctccaaTGTAAAAAATAGTATACGTACTTAATTTGTAAGAAATTCACATAATTTTCATCATGTCAATTCTGAATATGAATTTAAAATCTATACTATAAAAATATGATGGTGATTTTGTGTTGTCTTTTTGTTCTAGTTTATACTGGATCAAGTACCACTCTCTAAAGCTGAAAAGCAAATTGTCAGTGAAAATCGATTGTTCTCAATCAGATCTACACGCTCTGTATCTGGTGATGATTTAGCATCATTATCGAATTCTATAAGATCTGATGTTACATCAACTTCTTTCGAGACAATGATATTCAATGAATCTCTGACTCAGAGCCAATGTGCAGATGTAACGAAACACGAGCGTCcaaaatctcgaaaaaagagaaacataACAGACGCTGTCATTACAGATATTGATCACAGTAAACAAGATGGCAAGTTGGATTCCAGTTTAATTTCCAACATAGGTAAACGCATTTGCAAATCATATAAACGTGtaaatcattatttattcatctttttccatatgatgtaataataattctgtCACACTTTGCGAAACAGAAGCATCGACAGAGCACTTGGATGTCAAAAAACAAGTGGAGGCTTTGCGTGAAAAATATGGTGAAAATGATTGGCTGCATGAGCAGGCTGGGACATTCGTTCAAGATATTATGGGATTGGAACGCTCCTCTGGTCCCCTGCTGTCTTACAAACCAGCTCAAACCTCTGCAAATACACCAGTCGATGTACCAATCAACGACTCAGCTTCTAAAAAGTTGGATAATTCGAGCGCAGCTACAGAACTTACTGCCGAGCCCTTGATAGAAGCAAAATTTAAGCAAATAGATGAAGATGACAATGAATCCATTGGTGTAGCAAATGAGAAAGACGAAGAAACTTTGGACAGTAATAATTTACTTGTAAATGAAATTGTCTCTGTATCCACAGTTACGCATTCTCAACCGGAGCCTGCATATGACGGTGACGAAGGTGAGTCTATTTCACAATTTATATGTGCATGATTAAACACAAAATGCGATTGTGATACAAGCAGTGTGGTATtaagataataaaattactTATACTCGATTTTAATACAGAATGAGTATTGATCAACTATCTGTATTTTTCTGTGTTTAGAGAAAGGCGATTTATATGTAGTGCAGAAAAAGAAGACTGCAGATGAAACTGAACGTTTATTTTTGGTAGTCACACCTGAGTATGTTAATCATCCTACAAATTGGTGGAATTATCTTCAATCAACTGTTTATTTAACTTTGTTAATCTCAACCATTTTCGATATTACAGTGATATAAAGGAAAAAGATGAAATGACGGGTAGGGTAAAATGTCGCTGGGCAACCAACATGGTTCTCTCTTGTGTAATGGGTAGAGGGGATGTAACAACTGTCGATATTATTTTTGACACAACTAAAAGAGATCGACAATATAGGACTTATTTCATGGAACCTAATGACGCTAAGGTATAACTTAGACACGTACTAATAACGTTAAACATAAAGCAATTCTTTGTGTtgatatacataataatatctCTATTTTGAATTGTACTTGTAGCAATTGGTAGCTACTGTTAGTGAAATAATAAACGGACAACAAATAGCATTAAAAGTTTACAAATGCATAAAGTGCTCAACTCATTTCTCGCAGGACGTAGATCGTACAGCATTGGCTTCAGTTTTTATATCAGGTGAGCTCATGTGCAATTGACTATCTTTGGATTTACTTTTCAAAGCTGGAACTGCTAATGTAACAAATGGATTAATTTGTTGtctcaaaatattaaaatgtGCTTAAACAACTCTGCTAATCTATGACTTGGTTCAGATTTGAAAGGACCCAAGTGCCCTACATGTGGAAGCAGTTTTGTCATTGAAGAAGATGAACTTCTGACTCCAGAAGTAGATAAGCGTGCTGCTGTTAAAGGAAAAGATTTCAACGAATTATTGCCGGAACACTTACTAGAACCGCCAAGTGATATAGGACTGCAACATTCAGAATCTCATTCGAGTATTGGTGAGTCTTTCATACACGAACTGATAAGCTTTGATTTAAGATAGCCAGTATTTTGTGCACAAAACTCTTATAACCAATTAACTTTTTCACTAGCagaattgcaaaaattgagaattgaAGTATCTTgcttatcattttttttctcacaatcagtattggtttataatttttaaatattgtgtTGTTAGATTTACGTAGGAATTAGCTGAATTTTCTGTAACGTTCTCTttgggttttttttattctcatagCAATACCATACAAAAATGATCCACAGTTGACAATCTTTTACGAAGTTGTTTCAGAATAAACTTTTCCTAAACTGTTGTTATGTAGTGCTTTTAATTTGTAGTACATAATGTAACTTACTAATCCCTGGTGCAGGTGCCATGGAAAGTGACATGCAAATTGTTCCCAGTTCTATGGTGTACCCTGACTTCCACACCCAAGCCCAAGCCAAAGTCCAAGTGCAGTGTAAGCTCTACCTAATCATAATAATGCATATTAAATTTCACCCTCCTGCCCTTCGCTTCTGGACTTTGCCACTTTGAAGTTGTTCATCTGTCAATGTTTTGTGCCTCCAAACATCTTTTTGAATAACATCACAAATTAAATGATTGCGGGATTTTAAGATATAGATATTATTATGAAACTTCATCATAG
Proteins encoded in this region:
- the LOC124214117 gene encoding uncharacterized protein; the encoded protein is MFILTYLMIFVILFYVKTIGLNDIDKSDDNDPGWGLFLSVSQGNDEYPSYNIGHWTQQLHLQQCGFVEIGEEFCALFVELRNIPRKSKIADSSEVGEFFLGLCKCATVRSWILCSDQLMRRRKSDCIFTEAIPSANTSARVHRRLCDVTLLTEYAKPCNCSIPMANQQLYPTEGFPTCFRTPLPESLCSPRGVCGVAECCATTIKGIHSPQCDPECHEKQPFCEEFGPWTSIPPEITSLWSHWSTPICENSDGRIFATATAICRNQLTGKSAIDCIGPGSFCCPADTKRCTCIVRNEDGILKATRVIESAPCLINLKKDSARSSSKTHSRHQKNHQSKYRSDHLYQENLGRRVRYLSDIESENPRSPLRRRLMFSSYDYLEEHSPTPDTNAELAFPEAQIVAESDNDNADNDDNDDTADNSENDDNHDTADNDDNDDNDDSDNNENDDNDDNDDYTDDADNYDTGDNNEDDDQEDETDDPNEDDDGELNRDEDDDSDDTEAQEFGDYDDDSPDDGQDRGHGDGDNDLEISSLAVTGRILPHCLYYFLLTYICIAPVYLI